A section of the Solea solea chromosome 17, fSolSol10.1, whole genome shotgun sequence genome encodes:
- the prep gene encoding prolyl endopeptidase, with the protein MFCGINRLLSKSLLLAVRQRFLFRNPRELSSRMSFPYPQAFRDEAVVDDYHGGKVPDPYSWLEDPDSEKTQAFVTSQNQLTLPFLEQCEVRDLFKERMTELYDYPKYSCPFKRGSRYFHFYNTGLQNQSVMYVQESLDAEPTAFLDPNTFSDDGTVALRGYAFSEDGEYLAYGTSASGSDWVEMRFLRVEGATPLEDRLERVKFSCMSWTHDGKGLFYNSYPDQEGKSDGTETSTNLHQKLYFHVLGTPQSEDVLCAEFPDHPKWMSGAEVSDDGRYVLLSIREGCDPVNRLWYCDLETTPQGITGLLPWVKLIDNFDAEYEYVTNEDTVFTFKTNLDAPRYRLINIDFASPTQSNWKELIPQHDKDVIVFATCTFSSYLFVCFLHDVKNVLKMYRLSSGEELRTFPLEVGSVVGFTGRKRDSEIFYYFTSFLSPAIIYHCDLTKEPLQPHIFREVTVKGFNPSDYQTTQIFYPSKDGTQIPMFIVHKKGIKLDGSHPGFLYGYGGFNISITPSYSVSRLIFVRHLGGVLAVANIRGGGEYGETWHKAGMLANKQNCFTDFQCAAEYLVKEGYTSSSKLTINGGSNGGLLVAACVNQRPELFGCAVAQVGVMDMLKFHKFTIGHAWTTDFGCSEDKEQFEWLIKYSPLHNICIPEGTGVQYPAVLLLTGDHDDRVVPLHSLKYIATLQHIVGRSSKQTNPLFILVDTKSGHGAGKPTSKVIQEVADTYAFIARCLNISWVK; encoded by the exons ATGTTTTGCGGCATCAACAGACTCCTTTCAAAATCATTACTTCTTGCCGTGAGGCAGCGTTTTCTGTTTCGAAATCCCAGAGAACTGTCTTCTAGAATGTCCTTTCCGTACCCACAGGCTTTCCGCGACGAGGCAGTT GTGGATGATTATCATGGCGGTAAAGTACCAGATCCATACAGCTGGTTGGAGGACCCTGACAGTGAAAAGACTCAG GCTTTCGTCACCTCTCAGAACCAGCTGACGTTGCCCTTTTTGGAGCAATGTGAGGTGCGAGACTTATTCAAGGAGCGAATGACAGAGCTGTATGATTACCCCAAGTACAGCTGTCCCTTCAAGAGAGGGAGCAG GTACTTTCACTTCTACAACACAGGCCTGCAAAACCAGAGTGTGATGTATGTGCAGGAGAGTCTGGATGCTGAGCCAACAGCCTTCTTGGatccaaacacattttctgatgATGGGACAGTTGCCCTGCGAG GCTATGCATTCTCCGAGGATGGGGAGTACCTAGCGTACGGCACTAGCGCTAGTGGGTCAGATTGGGTGGAGATGCGGTTCCTGCGGGTCGAAGGTGCCACGCCTCTAGAGGACCGCCTGGAGCGGGTCAAGTTTAGCTGCATGTCCTGGACCCATGACGGGAAGGGACTGTTCTACAACTCGTACCCCGACCAAGAGGGAAAGAGCGATG GAACTGAAACCTCCACCAACCTGCACCAGAAGCTGTACTTCCACGTTCTTGGGACGCCGCAGTCTGAGGACGTGCTGTGTGCTGAGTTTCCTGACCACCCCAAGTGGATGAGTGGAGCTGAG GTATCGGATGATGGGCGATATGTGCTGCTGTCCATCAGGGAAGGTTGTGATCCAGTCAACAGACTGTGGTACTGTGATCTTGAGACAACTCCCCAGGGTATTACAG GACTTTTGCCATGGGTTAAGCTTATCGACAACTTTGATGCCGAGTACGAGTACGTGACCAACGAGGACAcagtgttcacatttaagaccaACCTAGATGCTCCGCGTTATCGTCTCATCAACATCGACTTTGCCTCTCCCACTCAGAGCAATTGGAAGGAGCTCATTCCTCAACATGACAAGGATGTTATTG TGTTCGCCACCTGTACGTTCTCCAGctacctgtttgtgtgtttcctccatGACGTGAAGAATGTGCTGAAGATGTACCGCCTGAGTTCAGGGGAGGAGCTGAGGACCTTCCCTCTGGAAGTCGGCTCTGTGGTGGGCTTCACAGGACGGAAGCGGGACTCTGAGATCTTTTACTATTTcacctcctttctctctccag CTATCATTTACCACTGTGACTTGACCAAGGAGCCGCTGCAGCCCCACATCTTCAGAGAAGTCACAGTCAAAGGCTTTAATCCCTCTGACTACCAGACCACTCAG ATCTTCTATCCATCCAAGGATGGCACTCAAATCCCCATGTTTATCGTTCACAAGAAGGGCATCAAATTGGACGGGTCCCATCCTGGATTCCTCTACGGCTATGGGGGCTTTAACATCTCCATCACACCGAGCTACAGTGTCTCCCGCCTCATCTTTGTCCGACATCTTGGGGGAGTCCTTGCTGTTGCCAACATCAGAGGTGGAGGGGAGTATGGGGAGACCTGGCACAAAG CCGGTATGCTGGCCAACAAGCAGAACTGCTTTACAGACTTCCAGTGTGCAGCTGAATATCTCGTCAAGGAGGGATACACCTCTTCCTCCAAACTGACTATAAACGGTGGCTCCAATGGTGGCCTGCTTGTAG cggCATGTGTGAACCAGCGGCCCGAGCTGTTTGGCTGTGCCGTGGCTCAGGTCGGCGTTATGGACATGCTGAAATTCCACAAGTTCACCATCGGCCACGCCTGGACCACAGACTTTGGCTGTTCAGAAGACAAAGAGCAGTTTGAGTGGCTCATCAA ATACTCACCGCTCCACAACATCTGTATCCCAGAAGGCACCGGGGTCCAGTATCCTGCCGTGCTCCTGCTGACCGGCGACCACGATGACCGCGTGGTTCCCCTCCACTCTCTCAAATACATCGCCACCCTGCAGCACATTGTCGGCCGCAGCTCCAAGCAGACGAACCCACTCTTCATCCTCGTGGACACTAAGTCGGGCCATGGTGCCGGCAAGCCCACCAGCAAGGTCATCCAGGAAGTGGCCGACACGTACGCCTTCATCGCCCGCTGTCTCAACATCTCATGGGTCAAATAA